The genomic DNA GCCTACGAAAGCTGGCGTCGTGACGATTTTTCTCAAGAATCCTTTCTTCCGGGCCAGCCCTTTCGGGCCGACCAATCCTTTCGGCCCCAACACCTTACAATCCCGTCGACCTTTCCCCCGAGCCATAGTTCCTACGCCCCTCTCTCAGACAATCGATTTCAACCCACCGCCCATGACTTTCACCCTCACCCTTCCGGACGGGACAGCATCGGCCGATTTCCATCTTCCAACTCCGCCCATGCTAATGGGTCCTTTGAGCGCTCCCATCCTGGGCGAGACGGATTCGATAGGTCTCCCCTCGATCGACTGGATCCACGCGACCGGTCCGTGGACGATGGCGGAGGGAGTAAGCCCTTTACGAGCGGAGGCAGCGCAGGGGGTGGGCTCCCTCCAATCTCGTCCCTCATCCCCCGAGAGCAGCACACACAATCCCTATTTCCCCCCAATTCCTCAAGACCAGCCACCTCAGGTAGCCTCTCCGGTTGGCGCACTCCATCCGGACCTCTCGGACGCCCTGCCACATCGGCAGGCAGCTGGCTCCCGCCCCTCGATGGACGCCCGGGGCTTACTGCAAGGCCCGCGACAGCAGCTGCACCACTCGGCTTCGGACCCTCAGCTCCATCATCACGCCCGGGCACGAGCGGTGGCATCGGGAGCATCGATAGGGGTGGGGATGTATTCGCCTTTGAGCCGCCAGCACTGGCTTCCTCAAGATACGACGATGGGGATGGGGATGATAGATCGCCCCGCGATCGAGATGGGGATGGGCTCCCTCGATCCTTTGGCCTCCCATTTGGACTCAGGCCTGGGACTGCACCCGCGGCCTCCTTCGACCGAGCTGGACGGAGCCGAGAGTGGGAGCGGGAGCGACCCTGGTTTGGACGCGACCAGTCGTCTGAGCGCAGAAGTCGACACGAGCTTCGACGAGATGAACGCGATTATGGCTCAAGGCGACATGAACACTCAGCGGATAACTGGAATACCGAACGACTGGCCTCTCGCGATGCTTCTCCATCCTCAGACCGATCACCAAATCCATCGATGGAATCCCGACGTCGAGGGTCTGGAGGGCTTTACCCCGGAGAACCCGACCGAGAGGTCGGACTTTTATCGCCCAACGGCGGAGGATACGACTCGCCGTTTTCCTACCATCCACCGGGACTCGCTCCCCGCAAACGGTCGTATGACTTTGGGCCTGGAGATGCCGCCGGACCAGACTCGAGGCCCTCATCTCGAAGACTTACCCTCATGGAACTATGCTCAGCCGAGTCCTCACCAGATGATCATGCAGCAGGGACTCCACTCGGCGTTTCGACCCATGGCAAGTCCCCCGTTGAGCGGGGACGGGAGCCCCCGCCCCTCATTCGACCTGCGACTATCGGCGGCGGGGATGGCGGCGGGCTACCAGGGATTGCCAGCTTCAGTTATCGAAACCAGCCGGACACGATATATGAGCGAACCGGGACCCTTTCCCTCGgaccaacagcagcaagtACGATCGGGACAACGCTTCGTGACACCGACGGGCGAGGGGACTCGCTTCCCCCACCACCCTCTCCACCCCCAACAGCCATGGGACTCCGGGATGATGACGGTCAGTAATGGTCTCGGTCTTGGTTCAACGAGAGCCGGGAGCTCGGAAATGACACCGCCGCCGATGCAGGTGAACGAGAGCGCCAACGCAAACGATTATTCGAGCGACGGGATGCAACAGCTCCTAGAGCATGCGACGAATTCAACGACGGATACCAACGGGGAGCGGGCGTATCCGACCCCGCTGTCGGCCCATCCTCGACTGCCAGTCACTGGCGAGAACGCGAACGGCTCCGAGGTCAAGTTCGAACACCCATCTCCCCGCCTCCTACCGCTACCGGAGTGAGGGCGGGCTCGGCCTCTTGATCCATATTATCAACAATCCTAAACCGTAATCATCACTCGAACTACCACCTATTCTTTACTATGCTGTACTTTTTTTTGTTCCACAGTCGTCTTTGTGCGATTGAACTTTTTTACTACTGGTTTGAATTCTTGTGTTTGTGTATATAACGTAGCGCGTTGTTCTGATATTATTTCGCCTTACCTATCGACTCTGACTGAATCACGGCACTTATATCTTGAGTAGGACAGTAACCCGTGCATTTAAACTCGTGCTCTACTATTGGTGCACCGTCTTTGCCCCTTCATATGTGAGGACGTATTTACAGTGACGTACAAAAATCGGAACGATACAGAGAAGACCAGCGTTGCCCTTGCACAAGGATGACACGCTAGTTCAGAACGGAGGATCTATGAACCACAATGTTTAGTTGTTATTTTATTCCATTTTTTTACCAAATATGTAGTTTCTTCTGCACATCCACGCTTTTGTGACTGATCGTCGTGTCCGTTCGGTGCCTTGCGTGTATTTCGATTAATCCTAGCTTTTCTAGATATGGTATACATGCCGCTCCTTTGATCAAGGGTATCTTGGCATACGTGTCTCTGTATTGGACTCTCCAGTACGAAACCCCGCACTTCCTAGCAGGGATAGATTGGGAATCAAGGTCCGTTGGTTATGTTCGTATTGAGCATATATCCCTCTTTGAAGTTCTAGACAGTGCAATTTAAACCCCATGTGTACAACACAGTAGCACATATGTATATGGGATGCTGTTTTGTAAAGCAAACAGTCTAAAGAATGGGTACCTCATAGATCCTTAGTAGTTACAATTTCTACAAACGATCCTCCGTCTTGTCCCACGGCTTTACCAGTAGCAACAATGACGTGGCGTTGTTAACATATCCATATTCACAAAAAAGTAGAGATTTCTGATCCGAGATCAGTTGTCTGGACGTTCTACAGCCGTCGACCGGGAAGGGGTCTTCACGTCATTATGATGAAGTACGGGACGGAGGCTCTGGATCATTTGGATCGCTTTTCGTTCAATCTATATGATTCAATATTGGTGTTTGCGAAGGTGCCAGCCAATTTTTAATCAACAGGGATTTATTCGATTTAGCGGCAACACTCGTGTGTAGGGGTTGTGGCGAAATCGCCCATTAATTCAAAGATACCACCTTGGATTGCCTATTCACTGATGACGGCTAACCTAAACCTGACACTGGCCGTTATGACGACCGCACATACCTGAGGATCTTTTCCAACTTTTTGTATCGATCTACATCTCCTTTCATCAAGCAAAGTCGATCTTTGTTGGAAGTTGCGGTATTTTTCATCTTGAACTCTACGTGCGCCTCAACAAAACCTTGGAAATAACCACCGTCCTGGATGCGATTTTGGTTTGAGATGCTAAAGGCATGTGGGACCCAACATTGTATTGTATTGCGCCAATACTCCTTCAACCGGTCCGCTAGTG from Rhizoctonia solani chromosome 16, complete sequence includes the following:
- a CDS encoding C2H2 zinc finger encodes the protein MMKTESTPPKDPPTPPSATTKAASMSPTAVTTALTDDAPRAKKAGVGPVRTRAAPSKTFVCRGFGDCSMVFSRSEHLARHVRKHTGERPFACHCGKQFSRLDNLRQHAQTVHSDKTDLNERMMRDLTSLHTALAASSHRNLPRLSPSQATTSQGSRSQPSTPNDSHPPSAGVVPSMAYESWRRDDFSQESFLPGQPFRADQSFRPQHLTIPSTFPPSHSSYAPLSDNRFQPTAHDFHPHPSGRDSIGRFPSSNSAHANGSFERSHPGRDGFDRSPLDRLDPRDRSVDDGGGSKPFTSGGSAGGGLPPISSLIPREQHTQSLFPPNSSRPATSGSLSGWRTPSGPLGRPATSAGSWLPPLDGRPGLTARPATAAAPLGFGPSAPSSRPGTSGGIGSIDRGGDVFAFEPPALASSRYDDGDGDDRSPRDRDGDGLPRSFGLPFGLRPGTAPAASFDRAGRSREWERERPWFGRDQSSERRSRHELRRDERDYGSRRHEHSADNWNTERLASRDASPSSDRSPNPSMESRRRGSGGLYPGEPDREVGLLSPNGGGYDSPFSYHPPGLAPRKRSYDFGPGDAAGPDSRPSSRRLTLMELCSAESSPDDHAAGTPLGVSTHGKSPVERGREPPPLIRPATIGGGDGGGLPGIASFSYRNQPDTIYERTGTLSLGPTAASTIGTTLRDTDGRGDSLPPPPSPPPTAMGLRDDDGERERQRKRLFERRDATAPRACDEFNDGYQRGAGVSDPAVGPSSTASHWRERERLRGQVRTPISPPPTATGVRAGSAS